The Engystomops pustulosus chromosome 2, aEngPut4.maternal, whole genome shotgun sequence genomic interval TAGAATTCTGTGATGACCCCACCGATGAATTAAGAAAAGTCCTCCACATCCAAAAAACTCACTTTGCTTTCAGAGCGTTTTTTCTTCTTTGGTTCCTTTTTTTCAAGATTGGTTTCACATTAGTTGGAGCTTTATACGTGCGATTTTGTTTCCAAGTGCAGACTTGGTCTAATGCATAGTCCTGAGTGTCTCttttaaatgtagattttttaGTCTCCATAATGGCATTTTCCAACTTTTAaatgttgttttttatttttttatccatcTCTAGAAATTCTGGATGAGTAGTATGAGATTGAACATTTTTTTGTATATCTTTTATTGATGTCCGTATGGATATTAGCTCTTGCTCTTTAATGCCATTAATTTTAGGGAACACTCGGAAAGTAGGGAGTTCCACTTTTCAAGGAAAGTAGGTGAATAAATTGTAGTAGGCAACTTTTTTATCCGGAGGCCTCTTGGGATCATAGTTTTGTCTGTATAAGACTTGATAGTAACCGAGTCCCACCAGATCTTTAGTTCTTTTGTTAACAAATTTTCCAGTTGATTCATGTTAGttcttaagtaaaaaaaaaagtatatagataggtagccccagcgcatgcccccagtatatagataggtagccccagcacatgtccccagtatatagataggtagccccagcacatgtccccagtatatagataggtagccctagcacatgtccccagtatatagataggtagccctagcacatgaccccagcatatagataggtagccccagcgcatgcccccagtatatagatatacatagccccagcgcatgcccccagtatatagataggtagccctagcacatgtccccagtatagagataggtagccctagcacatgaccccagcatatagataggtagccccagcgcatgcccccagtatatagataggtagccccagcacatgtccccagtatatagataggtagccctagcacatgaccccagtatatagatagggagccccagcacatgtccccagtatatagataggtagccctagcacatgaccccagtatatagatagggagccccagcacatgtccccagtatatagataggtagccccagcgcatgcccccagtatatagatagggaaccccagcacatgtccccagtatatagataggtagccctagcacatgaccccagtatatagatagggagccccagcacatgcccccagtatatagatagggagccccagcacatgcccccagtatatagatagggagccccagcacatgaccccagtatatagatagggagCCCCAGCAAATGGATACGTAGCTACAGAAAatttccccagtatatacaggtagccccagcacatagataggtagccccagtaaatGGAtacgtagccccagcacatgcccctagtatatagatagGGAGccctagcacatgtccccagtaaatGGATACGTAGCCCTAAAACATgcccatgtactggggctacctacctGTATAATGTGGATATGTGCTGCGGCTACTTATGTATATACTGGTGACATGTGCTGCGGCTACTTATGTATATACTGGTGACATGTGCTGCGGCTACTTATGTATATACTGGTGACATGTGCTGCGGCTACTTATGTATATACTGGTGACATGTGCTGCGGCTACTTATGTATATACTGGTGACATGTGCTGCGGCTACTtatgtatatactggggacatgtgctgcggctacttatgtatatactggggacatgtgctgcggctacttatgtatatactggggacatgtgctgcggctacctacctatatactggggtgcgtGTGCTCTAGctacctacctatatactggggtgcgtGTGCTCTAGCTACCTCTATAATGGAGgcgtatactggggacatgtattGGGACTACCTACCCCTAAACTGGGGACATGTGATAGGGCTACctatctctatatactgggggcatgtgctggggctacctatctctatatactgggggcatgtgctggggctacccatctctatatactgggggcatgtgctggggctacccatctctatatactgggggcatgtgctggggctacccatctctatatactgggggcatgtgctggggctacccatctctatatactgggggcatgtgctggggctacccatctctatatactgggggcatgtgctggggctacccatctctatatactgggggcatgtgctggggctacctatctctatatactgggggcatgtgctggggctacctatctctatatactgggggcatgtgctggggctacctatctctatatactgggggcatgtgctggggctacctatctctatactagaggcatgtgctggggctacccatctctATACTagaggcatgtactggggctacctatctatatactgggggcatgtgctggggctacctatctctatatactgggggcatgtgctggggctacctatctctataccagaggcatgtgctggggctccctatctatttactgggggcatgtgctggggctacctatctctatactagaggcatgtgctggggctacccatctctatactagaggcatgtgctggggctacctatctctatatactgggggcatgtgctggggctacctatctatatgctGGGGGAAGgtgctggggctacttatctttatactgggggcatgtgctggggctacctatctctatactaggggcatgtgctggggctacctatctctatactaggggcatgtgctggggctacctatctctatactgggggaaggtgctggggctacttatctctatactgggggcatgtgctggggctacctatctctatactaggggcatgtgctggggctacctatctctatactaggggcatgtgctggggctacctaagctttgttctggtaaaGTATATATGCGAAACCCCTTTAATCCCACTTCTTCTCATATGAAATTTAgtgggattaaccccttaacgctctgcgacgtagctctacggcgcagaggtggagggaatgtatgaagagggctcacgggctgagtcctcttcttacaagagtgggggttgttgcatattgcagcaaacccatGGTatgatcgtttgccgtggtagcctcgggtcttcttttgacacgaggctacatggcttctgcagattcgttacaatgaccctgtggctcattgtaatgaatgatctgcaaaaatgccatatactgcaatacagaagtattgcagtatataataggaacgACCGGACTatctaggattaatgtaccctagagggtctaagaaatagtgaagaaaaaaagaaaaaagaaaagtttaaaaaaataaaaaaaatcacccccctttccctagaacggatataaaacataataaacagtaaaaatcacagacacattaggtatcggcgcGTCCCGAAATgcccgacctatcaaaatataaaaacggttacggccagctgtgacctccgaggcagaaaatggcgcccaaatgtccaaaatgcgacttttacatctttttacatcacataaaaaatttaattaaaaatgatcaaaatgtcgcacagacctcaaaatggtagcaatgaaaacgaccgatcatttcacaaaaaatgacccctcacacagctccgtgcgccaaagtatgaaaaagttattagcgtcagaagatggcaaaatttttttttcttttttgtacacattcatttaatttttgaaaatgtattaaaacacaataaaacctatataaattccactatcgtaccgaaccaaagaataaagctgaaaactgagcccacaagaacgggtttttttcaatttttccacatttggaatctttttccagcttcgcagtactcGGCATATTACTTGTCGCGTTCTGGAAAACTAATTTGTAGATTTCTCTAAGGAGACATGAGATGGGGTGGTTACCACTGGCAGCATGGTAAATCTGCTCTGGCTTCCTTTTATCAGGTAGGTACACCTGATAATTCCCATCTCCACCCTTTTCGATAATCTCATAAACCCTTTGCCAGGAATTTGCACCCCACTGTGGGCACAAAACCTCTTTGAGCCTCGTGAGCCTGCTCTAGGTGTTCTCCGGTGTTATGTGCTCAGTAACACTCTTGTTCCCAGGTGTCCTTTCCTACGTCTAGGAGATGACGTAGGTGTCTGTCATACACTTTTTCAATAGCTTAAAACCTTGTGAGCATTGGAGAACTTCACCTAcagcaacatgtgacttgtctgtgctgcctcagctctcagccccaacatttgtgctcctctacagctcctccctcctgctccttcacagagctcacagcctgctgagctgacatcagtgggggagtgtAGAtttgtgcaggagcacaaaggtgggggctgagagccgaggagtctgcagcatagacatgtcacgtgttgtttttgaaatgcatccaaacgaaagaacaacccctgggactacacagaggaaatCTCACAGTAGATTCCTTTTAGATGAGAAAAAAATTCAAGCACAAAAgacaaaaactacagtgatccAGAACATGTGGAAGGAGGAGCCTGCCCCGGAGGGCTCACAATAGATGAGAGACAGGGAGAGGTGCAGAGTagagcagttattgtgtgttataGGTCTTCCTAAACCGATGGGTTTTCATGTAGGAATAAATGGTAacatggcttctctcccgtgtgagttctccTAAGTGTTTGAAGATGTGatttcttaataaaacattttccacattccacACATGGAAACGGCTTCTCCTCTGTATGAATTTTCACGTTTAACAAGATGTGGTTTActgttaaaacatttcccacattcagtactcGAAAATAGCTTCTCcccgggtttttttttaatatgttttggcAATTCTGATTTTGaggtgaaacattttccacattctaaacataaAACTGTCTTCTCTTGTGAGTTCTTTGGTGTTGAACAAAATTTGAATTACCGCTGTTACATTTTCCACTTTCATAACACAAATATGGCTTCTCtcttgtgtgaattctctggtgttgaaAAAGAACTGATTTCTGATTAAAAACATTTTCAgaaatatatgcaaatttttccaGGATAAGgagaaccacgcctcttttagctgccttttgaggcagctcccttgacatcaggcATGACCCACAAGAGTTCTTCTAACTTGATCCGGGATAAAAACCacttaaggcctcttgtaggtcatgcctgatgtcaagggagctgccttacaaggagctaAAAGTGGCGTGGttctccttatcccatcctggaaaactttgcatattttcccaggatCCCCTAGTGGAGCCTCCTAGTGGAGCTTGTTGAGGCTTGTGGAGACTCAACAAGCCTaaacggtggccttaattggcatctttgtaaggagaactctttcttcctgaccctaacacattttccacattcactaCCTTCAAACGGCAGCTCCcttgtgaattttctgatgttgaacaagatttgatttcagggtaaaacattttccacattcagtgcatgaaaatggcttctcccctgtgtgacttctctgatgttgaacaagatgtgatttcagggtaaaacattttccacattcaggacatgaaaatggcttctcccctgtgtgacttctctgatgttgaacaagatttgatttcagggtaaaacattttccacattcagtgcatgaaaatggcttctcccctgtgtgaattctttgatgttcTACTAAACGTGAGTTCcggttaaaacattttccacattcattacataaaaatggcttttcccctttGTGACGTTTTTGATGTATTACAAAATCTGATTTCAGAATAAATTCTCTCTcacattcagtgcatgaaaatggcttctcccctgtgtgatttctctgatggtaaacaagatgtgatttcagggtaaaacattttccacattcagtgcatgaaaatggcttctcccctgtgtgatttctctgatggtaaacaagatgtgatttcagggtaaaacattttccacattcagtgcatgaaaatggcttctcccctgtgtgaattctttgatgttcTACTAAATGTGATTTCcggttaaaacattttccacattcagtacataaaaatggcttctcccctgtgtgagttctctgatggtaaAGAAGTTGTGatttctgaataaaacattttccacattcagtgcatAAAAATGGCTTTTCTCCTGTGTGACGTCTTTGATGTCTTACAAAATCTGATTTCAGAATAAATTCTCtctcacattcagtacatgaaaatggcttctcccctgtgtgagttctctgatggtaaACAAGATGTGATTTCAGGGTAAAACATCTTCCACATTctgtgcatgaaaatggcttctcccctgtgtgaattctttgatgttcTACTAAATTTGATTGCGcaggaaaacatttcccacattcagtacataaatatggcttctcccctgtgtgagttctctgatggcgTAAAAGAGGAgatttctgaaaaaaacattttccacattcagtgcatgaatatggcttctctcctgtgtgagttcgcTGATGTTGTCTTAGTTTTGATGGATTaggaaaacatttaccacattcagtacatgaatatGGAtattcccctgtgtgacttctctgatggtcAACAAGTTGTGATTtccaaataaaacattttccacattcagtgcatgaatatggcttttcccctgtgtgacttctctgatggtgAACAAGTTGTGATTTccgaataaaacattttccacattcagtacatgaaaatggcttttcccctgtgtgaagtTTTTGATGTCTTGCAAAATCTGCTTTCTGAATAAAttctttcccacattcagtacatgaaaatggcttcttccTTATGTGAAATTTCTGATGCTGAGCAAGATTTGATTTcagggtaaaacattttccacattcagtacataaaaatggcttctcccctgtgtgaattctctgatgtgtaaCAAGATGCGCTTTCAGGGtaaaacacttcccacattcagtgcatgaatatggcttctctcctgtgtgagttctctgatgttgtcTTATTTTTGATAGattagtaaaacatttcccacattcagtgcatgaatATGACTTTGTTGCTTTGTGACTTTTCGCATATTGATCAAGGCTTGATTTCTCACATTGTGACTTTCCCTCTCGGTGACTTTGAAGATGAATGAGAAGATTTGATTTCTTAGCAAAACGTTTCTCACATTTGGGACATGAAAACTTCctcttatctccatgatttccctcctctgtggaaagatgtgactgattatcttctacttcaccacaaggagatgaggggggacgtccatgggaacctcttgtactttcacctcctggaaaatataaccaagaaatcaGTATTGGAGGTTTCCTTTCCCCAGTTACGATCAGTGAAGCGACAGTAACATACAGTCTCCTATGGACAGATGACTATTGATGAATATAAACTGCGGAAATGTAAAACATTGACATATAATTTCAATAAAATTCAACTACCAAAGAAATAATCAAATCATTAGAATTCGGATTCTTCTACTTCTAAGACATAAGAAGGGGCATCAAACCCATTTTCACCAGGGCCACATGAAtatattgttaaaggaaacctaccaccacggatctacctattaaggtaggtccggtggtaggtgcctctaacatATGTAAGGTAGCCCTTTTTGAGGCTAAATCTTTagtcccctttattttttttaaactttaattgccataatatgctaatttaccaaagaggctactggggcgtggtgtagTTACTCCACGTCCtaatagcctctttgatcctcctaccgagatatcttcagcacacagctacgaggagctctgtgttctgcacatgcgcagtagccccGGCTTCGGTGCCAAGACCGTGCAGCCGCCGGCCTGCGTTCTGCTCAAAACTCCAGCTTCAAGAACGAGGGTGGGCAGCTCCTAGTAGCTGTGCGcggaagatatctgggtaggaggaacaaagagctgACTGGGGCACCCAGTAAGTTAACAGaataacataatttaaaaaggaaaaatgctgctgcttgaaccatcaGTCgccatctttttaaaaaaaattacattgatcTTTGGATTGTTCTACAATAAAGAAAACTCAATATACGACCCCGCTAGTGGAGACAACCCCCATCCCATCCTCCAAACCCTTCCCCAAGCCCCG includes:
- the LOC140119761 gene encoding uncharacterized protein; translation: MEGKTATRMDSGGESTRGSHGRPPSSPCGEVEDNQSHLSTEEGNHGDKRKFSCPKCEKRFAKKSNLLIHLQSHREGKSQCEKSSLDQYAKSHKATKSYSCTECGKCFTNLSKIRQHQRTHTGEKPYSCTECGKCFTLKAHLVTHQRIHTGEKPFLCTECGKCFTLKSNLAQHQKFHIRKKPFSCTECGKEFIQKADFARHQKLHTGEKPFSCTECGKCFIRKSQLVHHQRSHTGEKPYSCTECGKCFIWKSQLVDHQRSHTGEYPYSCTECGKCFPNPSKLRQHQRTHTGEKPYSCTECGKCFFQKSPLLRHQRTHTGEKPYLCTECGKCFPAQSNLVEHQRIHTGEKPFSCTECGRCFTLKSHLVYHQRTHTGEKPFSCTECEREFILKSDFVRHQRRHTGEKPFLCTECGKCFIQKSQLLYHQRTHTGEKPFLCTECGKCFNRKSHLVEHQRIHTGEKPFSCTECGKCFTLKSHLVYHQRNHTGEKPFSCTECGKCFTLKSHLVYHQRNHTGEKPFSCTECEREFILKSDFVIHQKRHKGEKPFLCNECGKCFNRNSRLVEHQRIHTGEKPFSCTECGKCFTLKSNLVQHQRSHTGEKPFSCPECGKCFTLKSHLVQHQRSHTGEKPFSCTECGKCFTLKSNLVQHQKIHKGAAV